The proteins below are encoded in one region of Populus alba chromosome 2, ASM523922v2, whole genome shotgun sequence:
- the LOC118042289 gene encoding glyoxylate/hydroxypyruvate reductase HPR3 has translation MGVNVTDSDKTQEEEQQDLPKVVLFRPPPAFSLIGEESFASNKFHFLKTYDSQLPLDQFLSTHSHSIKAILSSGGAPVNADILQLLPEVGVVVTTSAGLNQIDIPECRRRGIKIANSGNVYSADVADLAVGLLIDVLRKVSAGDRYVRQGLWAAKGNYPLGSKLSGKRAGIVGLGNIGYEVAKRLEAFGCFVSYNSRKKKPYVSYPFYHDVCELAANCDALIICCGLSDETRHMINKQVLSALGKEGVIVNIGRGAIIDEKEMVRCLMQGEIAGAGLDVFENEPNVPQEFFAMDNVVLSPHRAVFTPESLKDLSQLVVGNLEAFLSNKPLLTEYVDSE, from the exons ATGGGAGTCAATGTTACAGACTCTGACAAAACCCAAGAAGAAGAGCAACAAGATCTCCCAAAAGTAGTGCTCTTCAGACCACCACCAGCCTTTTCACTCATTGGCGAAGAATCCTTTGCATCCAACAAATTTCACTTTTTGAAAACCTACGACTCCCAACTCCCTCTAGACCAGTTCTTGTCCACTCATTCTCATTCCATAAAAGCTATCCTTTCCTCCGGTGGTGCACCCGTCAACGCTGACATCCTCCAGCTGCTTCCGGAGGTTGGTGTGGTTGTCACCACTAGTGCTGGTCTTAACCAGATTGACATCCCTGAGTGTCGCCGCCGTGGTATCAAAATTGCTAATTCAGGCAACGTGTATTCTGCTGACGTGGCTGATTTGGCTGTTGGTTTGTTGATTGATGTTCTGAGAAAGGTTTCGGCTGGTGATCGTTATGTGAGGCAAGGGCTTTGGGCTGCTAAAGGGAACTATCCTCTTGGTTCTAAG CTCAGTGGTAAGCGAGCTGGGATTGTTGGATTGGGAAATATTGGATATGAAGTAGCTAAAAGGCTCGAGGCCTTTGGTTGTTTTGTTTCGTACAACTCCAGGAAGAAAAAACCGTATGTTTCGTATCCATTCTACCATGATGTCTGTGAGCTTGCAGCTAATTGTGATGCTCTCATCATTTGCTGTGGATTAAGTGACGAAACCCGCCACATGATCAACAAACAAGTGTTGTCAGCACTGGGGAAGGAAGGAGTCATTGTAAACATTGGACGTGGGGCTATCATCGATGAGAAGGAAATGGTGAGGTGCCTGATGCAAGGGGAGATTGCAGGTGCTGGCTTGGATGTGTTTGAGAATGAGCCTAATGTTCCTCAAGAGTTTTTCGCAATGGATAATGTTGTGTTGTCACCGCATAGGGCTGTTTTTACACCTGAATCTTTGAAGGATTTAAGCCAACTTGTGGTGGGGAATTTGGAAGCTTTCTTGTCAAATAAGCCTTTACTCACCGAATATGTGGACAGCGAATAA
- the LOC118042290 gene encoding glyoxylate/hydroxypyruvate reductase HPR3-like encodes MDCNGYHQENHDQNLFPKPKVLVLEPPPVFKYHEDKLSQKFHFLKAWDSPLPLDQFLTTQAQSVQAILSHGTCPVTTSTIRLLPSLGLIVTTSSGLNQIDLQECRRRGVSVAYAGSLFSADVADIAVGLLIDALRKISAGNRYVTQGLWANNGDFSLGSKLGGRKVGIVGLGSIGLEVGKRLEPFGCNILYSSRNKKSSVSYPYFSNVCELAANCQVLIICCELNDQTRHMINKEVLLALGKKGLIINVGRGAIIDEQEMVRCLMQGEIAGAGLDVFENEPRVPSELIALDNVVLSPHRAVHTEETLMVLVELVIGNLEAFFSNKPLLSPVILDE; translated from the exons ATGGATTGTAATGGTTATCATCAAGAAAATCATGATCAAAATCTTTTCCCAAAGCCAAAAGTCTTAGTTCTTGAACCACCACCAGTCTTCAAATATCACGAAGACAAACTCTCCCAAAAATTCCATTTCTTGAAAGCATGGGACTCACCACTTCCTTTAGACCAGTTTTTGACTACTCAAGCACAATCAGTCCAAGCTATTCTCTCCCATGGAACCTGTCCAGTCACCACCAGCACTATAAGGCTGTTGCCATCTCTGGGGCTCATTGTCACCACAAGTTCTGGACTCAACCAAATCGACTTGCAAGAGTGTCGTCGGAGAGGGGTATCTGTGGCTTATGCTGGAAGCCTTTTTTCTGCAGATGTTGCTGATATAGCAGTAGGGCTGTTGATTGATGCGCTGAGAAAGATATCGGCTGGCAATCGTTACGTCACCCAAGGATTGTGGGCTAACAACGGAGATTTTTCTCTTGGCTCTAAG TTGGGAGGCAGGAAAGTTGGGATTGTTGGTCTTGGAAGCATTGGCCTAGAAGTTGGAAAAAGGCTAGAGCCCTTCGGCTGCAATATCTTGTACAGCTCAAGGAACAAGAAGTCATCTGTATCATACCCTTATTTTTCCAATGTCTGTGAACTAGCAGCTAACTGTCAGGTCCTCATAATTTGTTGTGAATTAAATGATCAAACTCGCCACATGATTAACAAGGAAGTCTTGCTAGCATTGGGGAAGAAAGGATTGATCATTAATGTCGGACGCGGGGCTATTATAGACGAGCAAGAAATGGTGAGGTGCTTGATGCAAGGAGAGATTGCAGGTGCCGGATTGGACGTGTTTGAGAACGAGCCTCGTGTTCCCAGTGAGCTCATTGCATTAGACAATGTTGTCCTGTCACCGCATAGAGCTGTCCACACTGAGGAAACTTTGATGGTTTTGGTTGAACTTGTGATTGGGAACTTGGAagctttcttttcaaataaaccTTTGCTTTCTCCTGTAATATTGGATGAATGA
- the LOC118042257 gene encoding LOW QUALITY PROTEIN: probable carboxylesterase 9 (The sequence of the model RefSeq protein was modified relative to this genomic sequence to represent the inferred CDS: substituted 1 base at 1 genomic stop codon), with amino-acid sequence MPEIDPYEYLNIRIDPDGTVTRLLNLPPANANPDLNSGEAVFSKDAILSEEKNTAVRIYLPSNIITKHAAAAAAAGVNEKMRLPIVFHFHGCSWVQFRANCTILHASRSLFAFTIPAIVILVDYRLSPENRLPAPYEDATDALLWLQKQALDPQGEKWLKDYGDFSRCYLHGSGCGGNIAFNAALRSLDMDLSPLKIDGIILNQPLFGGRRRTKSEMKFIADQVASLPAMDLMWELALPEGADRDHPFCNPMADGPHKSKLRSLQRCLLFGFGRDPLVDRQQEFVQMLILHGVKVEACFDDSGFHRVDIVDPQRAAMLDEIAKGFIDSXISLCKYFLYLANNRAIRS; translated from the coding sequence ATGCCCGAAATCGATCCCTATGAGTACCTTAACATCAGGATCGATCCTGATGGCACTGTCACTCGCCTCCTCAATTTGCCACCTGCAAACGCAAACCCTGACCTGAACTCTGGTGAAGCCGTATTCTCTAAAGATGCCATTCTCAGCGAGGAAAAGAATACTGCAGTTCGTATTTACCTACCCTCCAATATCATCACTAAAcacgccgccgccgccgccgccgccgggGTGAACGAGAAAATGCGTTTGCCTATAGTATTTCACTTCCACGGTTGTTCTTGGGTCCAATTTCGTGCTAACTGCACTATTCTACATGCAAGCCGGAGTTTGTTTGCATTCACAATACCAGCCATAGTCATCCTTGTTGACTACCGTCTCTCGCCTGAGAATCGACTGCCAGCACCATATGAAGATGCGACTGATGCACTTCTTTGGCTTCAAAAACAGGCTTTGGATCCACAAGGTGAGAAATGGCTTAAAGACTACGGAGATTTTTCCAGGTGTTACCTGCACGGGTCTGGTTGCGGAGGCAACATTGCGTTTAACGCTGCCTTGCGCTCTTTAGACATGGATTTGAGCCCTTTAAAGATCGATGGTATTATTTTGAATCAACCATTGTTCGGTGGGCGAAGAAGAACAAAATCTGAGATGAAATTTATAGCTGATCAGGTGGCATCATTACCGGCAATGGACCTCATGTGGGAGTTGGCATTGCCGGAAGGGGCGGACCGTGATCACCCATTTTGTAACCCAATGGCGGATGGACCTCATAAGAGCAAGCTTAGGTCATTACAACGATGCTTACTCTTTGGTTTTGGAAGGGACCCATTGGTAGATCGGCAACAAGAATTCGTTCAAATGCTGATACTTCATGGGGTGAAAGTtgaagcttgttttgatgattcTGGGTTTCATAGGGTAGACATCGTGGACCCTCAACGAGCTGCCATGCTCGATGAAATTGCTAAAggttttattgattcttgaatttctttatGCAAATACTTCCTGTATCTTGCAAATAATCGAGCGATACGAAGTTGA
- the LOC118042288 gene encoding UTP:RNA uridylyltransferase 1 yields the protein MSGGGGDAPPIPPANNGGEFLLSLLRRPNHHPTPSQQQQQQSQSPSLTPQLQNHNQNQHNPQPRPRPLGFDPAVADVGPSLPVPSRQVLHPNGRDLLSNSPALWPHNLGFPQKNNAFPHPRGNQYLADDLQRLGFSNVETRANNNNNNNNNNNNNDNSIQHLLQQKQQFEQKLQFGSFSSEIQSPAEVLVNANLVREVGPGGRSFNGLERNRHLEKQANSNSRRNSEVRQPGGSSGGWGNQHRNQHLHQEQHRNYRSPPSGFSNKPRGGGGGGNWDCGSRRRELELNITRENGDYSEMNNEKVRRSEGSVELGLPRQLDRPGPPAGSNLHSVLGSEIGESLINLDGENGEDGKDDGGELDDLGEELVDSLLLDGQSEGKKDKKQSSKESRSDNRGKKILSQRMRMLKKQTQCCLDIDRLNAAFLAIYESLIPPEEEKMKQELFLMSLEKLVNKEWPEARLYLYGSCANSFGVSKSDIDVCLVIEDAEINKSEVLLKLADILQSDNLQNVQALTRARVPIVKLMDPATGISCDICINNVLAVVNTKLLRDYAQIDVRLRQLAFIVKHWAKSRGVNATYQGTLSSYAYVLMCIHFLQQRRPAILPCLQEMRTTYSVTVDDIQCAYFDQVEKLRGFGSRNRETIARLVWAFFNYWAYGHDYANAVISVRTGSILSKHEKEWTRRIGNDRHLICIEDPFEISHDLGRVVDKFSIKVLREEFERAAEILQYDPNPCATLFEPYIPS from the exons ATGTCCGGTGGCGGCGGCGATGCTCCACCTATCCCGCCCGCGAATAATGGCGGCGAATTTCTACTCTCCTTACTCCGAAGACCTAACCACCACCCAACACCATcgcagcaacagcagcagcaatctCAGTCTCCTTCTTTGACCCCGCAATTGCAAAATCACAATCAAAATCAACACAATCCTCAGCCTCGGCCTCGGCCTCTCGGTTTTGATCCTGCAGTTGCAGATGTTGGCCCCAGTCTACCTGTACCGTCTCGTCAAGTGTTGCATCCCAACGGCCGTGATCTTCTCTCTAATTCGCCTGCTCTTTGGCCCCATAATCTCGGCTTTCCGCAGAAAAACAATGCTTTTCCTCACCCCCGTGGAAATCAATATTTAGCAGATGATTTGCAAAGATTAGGGTTTTCAAATGTGGAGACTAgagctaataataataataataataataataataataataataatgacaattCGATCCAGCATCTACTTCAACAGAAGCAACAGTTTGAGCAAAAGCTACAGTTCGGCTCGTTTTCGAGTGAGATTCAAAGCCCTGCTGAGGTTTTAGTGAATGCGAATTTGGTGCGAGAAGTAGGACCAGGGGGTAGAAGCTTCAATGGATTGGAAAGGAATAGGCATCTGGAGAAGCAAGCAAACTCGAATTCGAGGAGGAATTCTGAAGTGCGACAGCCAGGAGGGAGCAGTGGAGGATGGGGAAACCAGCACCGAAACCAACACCTGCACCAGGAACAGCACCGGAATTATAGGTCTCCGCCTTCCGGGTTCTCCAATAAGCCTAGAGGTGGAGGAGGTGGAGGGAATTGGGATTGCGGAAGTAGGAGGAGAGAATTAGAGCTTAATATTACCAGGGAAAACGGAGATTATAGTgaaatgaataatgagaaagtGAGGAGAAGTGAAGGGTCAGTTGAGCTGGGGCTTCCGAGACAGCTTGATCGTCCAGGTCCACCTGCCGGTAGTAATCTGCATTCCGTTTTGGGTTCGGAGATTGGGGAATCCTTGATCAATTTGGATGGTGAAAATGGTGAAGATGGAAAGGATGATGGAGGGGAATTGGATGATCTTGGTGAAGAGCTGGTGGATTCTTTGTTGCTTGATGGTCAATCTGAAGGCAAGAAAGACAAGAAGCAAAGTAGCAAG GAGTCTAGATCAGATAACAGGGGGAAAAAGATACTTAGTCAGAGGATGAGAATGCTTAAAAAGCAAACGCAATGCTGTTTAGATATCGACAGACTAAATGCTGCTTTTCTTGCAATTTATGAGTCATTGATACCGCCagaggaagaaaaaatgaagcagGAGCTATTTTTGATGTCATTGGAGAAACTAGTCAACAAGGAATGGCCTGAAGCTCGATTATACCTATATGGTTCATGTGCAAATTCATTTGGAGTTTCAAAGAGTGATATAGATGTTTGCCTCGTAATTGAGGATGCTGAGATTAATAAGTCTGAGGTCTTGCTAAAGTTGGCTGATATATTGCAGTCAGATAACCTCCAGAATGTGCAG GCATTGACTCGGGCCAGGGTTCCCATAGTAAAGCTTATGGATCCGGCGACTGGCATCTCCTGTGACATATGCATAAACAATGTTTTGGCTGTTGTGAATACAAAGCTTCTTCGGGATTATGCACAAATAGATGTCAGATTACGGCAATTAGCTTTTATAGTGAAACATTGGGCCAAGTCAAGAGGAGTCAATGCAACTTACCAAGGGACCCTATCTAGTTATGC gtATGTTTTAATGTGCATTCATTTTTTACAGCAGCGTAGACCGGCTATCCTTCCATGCTTACAG GAGATGAGAACGACATACTCCGTCACTGTAGATGACATTCAATGTGCTTACTTTGATCAAGTTGAAAAACTCCGTGGCTTTGGATCTCGAAACAGGGAAACAATTGCCCGATTAGTATGGGCATTTTTCAATTATTGGGCATATGGTCATGATTATGCAAATGCTGTTATATCTGTTCGTACAGGAAGCATACTCAG CAAACACGAAAAGGAATGGACAAGGAGGATTGGGAATGATCGCCATTTGATATGCATAGAGGACCCCTTTGAGATATCTCATGACCTTGGTAGAGTCGTGGATAAATTCAGCATAAAAGTTCTGAGAGAAGAATTTGAACGTGCTGCAGAGATCTTGCAATATGATCCAAATCCCTGTGCAACGCTCTTTGAACCCTATATTCCCAGTTGA